ACGTGACTTGAGTAAACGGCGAGTTTGGTCCTTGAATGTTTCAAGCGCTACTGATATAGACATAGTTCTTCAAATTAATCAAAATCACAAAAACATCCTCAAATGTGTCCTCATTACTCATTACCCAATTTGGTCCTTGAATGTGTTTTTTGTTAGTTAGTTTGGTCATTGAATGTGCCTTCCATTAGTAAGTTCCGCTCATCAAATTACTACCAATAGATACACTTAAGTATGcttttgtaattttgatacattaaGGGACTACAACGAGTTTTACTATCTGGTTTTCCAATGTCTTAACCAAGGTTTCATTTGCATCATTAGCTTCAAATATTGATTTATGTTGGTACTTGATTTCTGTTATGTAATGTGTTTTACTTCGATAGTTATGTTTATTAACACGTCCATAATCATCAGATCCGACGTTTATCTTCAGCCTTGGGATCTCTCTTGGGATAATAACTTGCACTATGGCAAATAAAAACGAAATAAACAAGCTTAGAGAACTGTTGAAGCAGAATGAGAACTTGGTTCAAGATCTACACGATGAACTTGATATGAAAGATTCAATGACCGTGAAGGAGTTACAAAACGAAAACTATGGTTCGCAAGATACATGTGATCATTCCTTCAGCGGTAAGGAGCTACATGAATTTTCCCCTGAGAAGCATATTGATAGCTCTCCAAGAATAGATTGCGAAGAATCATATGATAAGAAAGAAGAACAGAGTTCAGAATCTATGAGCAAAATTGAAGCTGAGCTTGAAGCTGAACTCGAGAGGTTGGGGTTGGACATGAATGTGTCAAGCCTGGACAGAAAATTATCCGAACTTGTTGAGGTAAGCATAACTTCCAGTAACTACAACGGTTCTTTGGCACAAAACAGTGTCTtgaaatatatgaatatatgttTTTGTTAGTTTGTTCTTAGTTTTTCTATGTATGCCCTTTCTCATTGAATTGGTCTCATCCTTGACAATGATGGAATATCAAAGAAAGTAATGAAAATGACCCTTTTTGATTTATATGTCTTATATCAACATCATAATCAATTCCTCAAAAGTTTTCACCTTAATAGAGAGTGCAAATGATAACCTAGATGGGTAACATGAAAGACAAATTCCCGGCACATCCATTCTTTCTGATTTTGGTTGCAACTTTCATATCATCtatttgttcttcttctggtaGCCATTCGAATTGTGGCAATAACTGAGAGTTCCTCGCAACTGGCTTGTGTTGAtgtgtattaaaataaattggaGGGAAAATTATTACTGTATTAATTAAAGTGATATAATGACCATTGTACATCCATCTCCCAAGGGATTTGAACTCCATCCCTTGAGGTTACAAAGTCAAACTCTTACCACCGAGTTGACACCTCATACATATTGTCTTGTAGAGTATAtcaataggaaaaataaaatcttcCCACAACTATAGATATTGGTTTTATCTCTCTATTCCCGGTGTTTCATGCCTTATTTTTGCTTTGAAATTCCAGCACACACATGTTTAGAGTAACCATCCACTTTAGTCCTTAATGTATCTAAATTACAAAACATACGTAAGTGTGTTTTTTGTTGGCCACTTAGCCCCTCGAATGTGTCTTTTATTAGCTAGTTTGATCCTCAAATGTTTATTTTGaaagccaatttttttttccctagtGTGAAGTTACACCCCATGTTTGCTCCATTGCTTCTTTTGGTTCAAGTTAACAATTCTTAAATGTGACATTGTGTGTTAATTGCGCAAAATTCTTGCAGATTGACCCAGAGTTTGTAGCAGATTTTGCTCAAGGTGAGTTGCGAGCTGACACTGTCAGTGGAACAGATGCCAATGTAACAACACCTCTTCCTGCAAACTATGCAGTTTCGCCACAGGAACTGAGTTTACGTTTACATGAAGTCATAAAAAACCAACTCGAGGAACGAGTGAAGGAACTTGAGATTGCTCTTGAAAATAGCCAGAGGAAAGTAAGGTTTTTGGAGTCTGAGCATGATGCTAGATTTGAAAAGGCAACTTCTCCTAATAAAGGAAACATATCAATGACTCATGATGAAGAATGTGACACTATGTCTCAGCCCTTAATTCTCAATTTATCCGGCGAAGCTCTTGATGCTTACAATGAAGCATATGAAGAATTAATAAAGATAAATGATTCTGAAGACAATTCACCTCCAACCAATATTCATGATAGCGACGACAACAAAGAAGGTTCGCTTTCACATGATTGGAATGCAACGGTTTTTGAGCACGGTTCGGCGACGTACTCAGTGGTTGATGAAGGAAGTCCTTCAAGGGAACCCTATTTTAGCAAGGAGACAATGTTGGAATTGGAAGAGGAAAGTTCTAGTGATTTGAATGTTAGTGGAGATGAAAGTGTTGATTGTGATAATGATGAGGTGGAGAGGCAATTGATTAGGCAAATTGTTGAAAGAACCAAGAAAGGTTCTCCTCTTTTTCAAAATGCAAAAAAGATATTGTATTCTATGGGTGAAGATGAACAACATTGATATCATCTGGTTTTTAGGAATGTATGAAtagaaaaaaatagtaatagttattaaatACAGTAAAGTTTCCTTTGTAGTGGCAATGTGGCCTTGTTTCAAAATTTACACCATGCTTGCAAGGTTATCTTGTCTTGATAATAGTAACTTATTTTTGCTGATTTACCTTGCTTCTTTTTTTCAAACTTATCCTtaaaatcaatgttttaaaataaaatatcgtACCAACAAAACTTTTGGTATGAAATTCAATAACTTTTAAACTGCTTAAGCCAAGACAAAACCCTGAGCAAAAGTAAATGCCGGTTTAAGGTATAATCGGTTGAATAATCCAATTCAGTTTGGTTTTTTAAACACTTATGAAAAACTAACCTAAAATTGGAGGATACGAATCACGCACACCAAATTTCTCAATTAAAAACTGAATTGAGAGGCCAAAAGAGGCTTTTTGTAACAAATTCAGTAGAAGTTTTCAGGCAAACATTTTCTTGAAGGGGTATACAAATCTATCTACtgtaattaaatattttgatttctCATTATAACTCAAAAAACCACAGATCAACTTAAAGCatgcaacaaaaattatattccaGATTCATAACAAGAGTAAAGAACGCAGCATAAGAGTAACAAGGTTTATATCTTTCCAGCTCTATATTGCTGATTATACATGCTTGAAAATAATATCAGGAACAAGTCCaccaaatttttataaaaacctAAGATTTTCCGAGATTTTGTCAACCCCGTTTAGCAAAAGCATCAACTTCATGATCATCACTCCTGAAATTTTCCTGACCACTTCCGCCATATCCAAATCCTCCACTACTGGCGAAACCATTGCTAGGACCACTACCAGGAGTACTATTGCCAAATCCAGTAGCAGCACCATAACCACCATCAGCAGGAGCAGTACCATAGTTAACAGAATTGACGTCTCCACCACCCACAGGAGCACCATAATTTGCATTGTTACCACCGCCATAACCACCACCATAATTAACAGAATTGCTTTCACCACCACCTACTCCATAACCGC
This portion of the Trifolium pratense cultivar HEN17-A07 linkage group LG3, ARS_RC_1.1, whole genome shotgun sequence genome encodes:
- the LOC123917501 gene encoding uncharacterized protein LOC123917501, whose product is MELWAVAITTGAGCLLKYWKKSSETGDSSCHSSSEDSNFEKAESFSCPLTSLKQPRRHEMGKDVCLDRKGLDWNSSDVSSLDGSLTEDVASDRGFNCEKLRQFRSYNESDLLSISNLAVPLSPYDDYFKDGEDGNERNSDIFGNHGFFLPDYSSKVVPIHNSFGHKTFLSTKRFPEHVKRPLNSLESCFMAQLYKEHAKMEEYVFSPLSSQSMATRSFHVSNGSRILNRESETLISALTGSKEHKLHKAGREKDKNVVRGVPSLPKTGSLNDTKKMKPDAVNGRSRRSSFSDDVFSGKLTGYDPTFIFSLGISLGIITCTMANKNEINKLRELLKQNENLVQDLHDELDMKDSMTVKELQNENYGSQDTCDHSFSGKELHEFSPEKHIDSSPRIDCEESYDKKEEQSSESMSKIEAELEAELERLGLDMNVSSLDRKLSELVEIDPEFVADFAQGELRADTVSGTDANVTTPLPANYAVSPQELSLRLHEVIKNQLEERVKELEIALENSQRKVRFLESEHDARFEKATSPNKGNISMTHDEECDTMSQPLILNLSGEALDAYNEAYEELIKINDSEDNSPPTNIHDSDDNKEGSLSHDWNATVFEHGSATYSVVDEGSPSREPYFSKETMLELEEESSSDLNVSGDESVDCDNDEVERQLIRQIVERTKKGSPLFQNAKKILYSMGEDEQH